The genomic window GGGATAGAGTGGCTAATGAAAAATATGGTGTTAAGATAATTAAAACATTAACGGGGTTTAAATGGATGGCATCTGAAATATTGAAAGAAGAACAAAGAGATTTAAACTTTGTTTTTGCCTATGAAGAGAGTTTTGGTTATGTAATTGATAAATCTACTAAAGACAAAGATGGAATTCAAGCTGCTATGGCCATTTGCGAAGCTGCATGATATTATAAGGTTAAAGAAAATAAAACGTTAATTGATAAGCTCGATGATTTATATAAAGAATTTGGTTACTATTATACTAAAACAATAAATTTAAATTTTAAACCAGAGGAATTAAAATTAAAAATTGAACCTATTATTGAAAAAATGAGAAATGAACAATTTGGTGATATTGATGGAATTGATATTTCATTTATCGAAGACTACAAAGAGGGATTATTTAATATGCCAAGTCAGAATTTATTGAAGTTTTACTTTGTAGATAATTCGTGATTTGCTATTCGCCCAAGTGGAACAGAACCAAAAGTAAAAATATATTTTGTTTGTGTAGATTCCTCGATGGAGAGAGCAAAGCAAAAATTTAAAAGTTTTTCTGATTTCTTGTCTAAATTTATAAGTGTAAAATTTTAATACAAATACAAATAAATGTTGTGCTCATCATTAATATATAATTTGCAACAAATATAAATTCATTACTTTTTTCAGATGACCAACATAATTAAATTATTATCTCAAGAAATAACAAAAAGATATTATTATTTTTAATATTTTAATTATTTGTAGATTAATAATATACTTTTTTAATAAAACGTAAAATATGAAAACTGACCGTAAAAATGATGGGTATTTAATTACCCATCATTTTATTTTATGTCTTAGATTTAAAAGCATATTAAATTCTAAAAATAGAATTAACATACACATCATTTCCGACATGTCCGTTGTTAATATTACCAAATGAAATTATTTTTCCATTAACGACAATTTTATCACCTTCTATTAAGGCATCTATTTTTTGTAAAAGAGATTTTCAAACTTTAACATATAAATATTGATCTTTTTGTTTTTTGTTTTTTTCCACATTTTCAAGTTTTAATAATATTTTGTACAAAGATACATCTTCGTTAGAAGAAAACACTTCAACTGGTTCGTTAATAACTTGTCCAATTATATTAACATTATTCATTTTTAATATTCCTTTCTTAGTTTAACTCATTAATTAATGATGCATGAAGTTCTGTGTTAAAATCTTGATTATCATATTCTCCATATGATTTAAAAGAAGCTATTGCAAAGACTTTAGAACCAACATCTAATTTAGTAATATTATCTACTTGATTCTTATACACTTTTAAATTGACAAAGTCATAATGGTCATCAACTTTGGCTGCATTTCTTTTTGTTTTAATTGCTAGTTTGTAATATGCTTTTTTGTTCTCACTATCTATCATTTCTAAAGGTTGTTTTGCAATCTCTCCTGTTATATAAACTGAATTCATTTTTTTCTTCCTCCATATATATAAACACCAAAATTTATAAAAAAGTGTCTATTGTACACAATTTTTATTTATAATAACTAAAGCAAAGGTAACCCTAAGGGGAGGAAATAATATTTACTCTCACTAGTAGAAAGGTTACTTTTTTTATGAAAAAATATAGTTACAAAACAAAATATCATGCAATATTAGACTATTCAAATGGAATGAAAATTTGTGAAATAGTTAAAAAATACAACATAACTTCTGGTGCGCCGCTTATTTCATATTGGATTATTAGGTATAATAATATTGAAGAATTAAAATTATCTTCAATGAAAGAAGAAGAATATATGGCAAAAATTGAATCTGAAGAAATATTAAACAAGAAAAAAATGAAAAAACTGGAGCAAGAAAATAAAGAATTAAAATGGGAAAATGAGAAACTTAAGATGCAAAACAATGTGCTAAAAAAGTTCGATCCTTCATGACAGATGCGTGACATGAAGGAGAAGATGACGACTAAACCATATAAGCATCATTCATTTTGTGAAATATATATAAAGGAATTTAAAAAGGTTGCAGCTGTTAAAAAAATGTGTGATGCATTGGGAGTATCTGTAAGTAAATATTATGCATTCAAAAAACGTTTTAATTTGTTAAAAAAATCAGAATTCAAATACTGAAATTATCCACCTTTCATCCCTAAATATATATCAAAAGCTAATCCTAATGCAGAGGATATGATTACTAAATTTTATACAACATTTAATGCTCCTGGGAGTGCTTTTACAGTAAATAAGTGGATAAAAACTACATATAATGTTAATGTTAGCCGAAAAATCATTCGAGATTACCAATTAAAGTATCCTTTAAAATATCCTGTGGCTGTTCGTTGAACTAAGAGAAGTAAGGCAGTGCGAATTAAACAAAACATTAGAAATGATTTAATTGGAAATGATACATATACAACATGTCCAGGACAAAAAATTGGTATTGATGGAACTTGATTTAAAGATCTATTTATAAATGGAAAAAGAACTAAGTTATTATGTGAAATTGCTTATGATTGATTTACTAGAAAGGTTGTGTCATATTCAATCGGTCAGGGTGAAAACAAAAAAACTGTTGTTTCAACATTATATGGTATATCTAAATATCTGTCAAAAAATGACTTCACGAATTGTATAGTTCAAATGGATAGAGGTTCAGCCAATCTTTCCTATGAAGTTTTAAATTATGAAAATCATCAGCACAATTTTATAATATCAATGTCTAATTCTGGTTTTAAGCACAATTCATCAACAGAGGCATTAAATGGTTGAATTAAAGAACAATTCTATTTATCAGTTGGAAATCACTTTAATTCACTTTCAGATTTTTACAAAACATTCAAAACATTTATTAAAAACAAAAATTTATTACAAACTTATATTTACAAACAAAAAAGAGGTGAGATATTTATTTAACTTCTCTCCCCTTAGGGTTAACCATGCTTAATTTATTATCCTACATATTATTTTATACGAGCAATATTTTAAAACCTATATGAAACTACAAATTTGCAATCTACGACTTAATCTTCCACTTTTTTTAATATTTGGTTATTATTATTTTAGGTAATGATATAATAATACTATGAATAATAATTTTAAAAAAATAAATAATAAAAATAAAGGTTTTTTAGCACTTTCAAGTAAATATGCTATAAAGTATCCAATGATTTTTTTCCCCTTATTGTTTTTAGCTATCTTTAGTGGTGCAATAAGTGTTTTATTATCGATAGTATTAACTGCTGTTGTCACTTGTTTAAATGTAGATAGTTATCATAAAAGTAATCCAAATATAAGTGAAATGGATTTGAAACACAAATTTGACACTGGTTTAATCACTATTAAAATGAATGGTGACCAAACGCAAGCATATTTTTTAGGAATTGGTTTCAATTGTCAACAATGATTATGAGTCATTTTAATAATTTTTTTTCTTGTGATGATTGTGCAGACCGGAAGCATCCTTTTAAGCGGCCTTTTTGCAAAGAATATTCAAATTGGGTTACGTAAAGAAATTATGTTTTCATTACTGCGAAATGATTTGTCATATTTTTCATTTGCAAAAACTGGTGAATTAATTACTAAAATTACTAGTGATACAATGATAATTGGTGATCAATGTGAAATTATGTTTTCTGACACTATTTCATCATTAACTGTTTTTTTTCTTGGTTCTACTGTTATTATGATTGTTGATTGAAGAATAGGTCTTATTCTTATAGCAATAATATTTTTTATAGTTATGTTAATAGGGTCACTAACAACAACAACAGAAAGATACATTAAAAAATTGAGAGTAACTGTAACTGAT from Spiroplasma endosymbiont of Aspidapion aeneum includes these protein-coding regions:
- a CDS encoding single-stranded DNA-binding protein → MNNVNIIGQVINEPVEVFSSNEDVSLYKILLKLENVEKNKKQKDQYLYVKVWKSLLQKIDALIEGDKIVVNGKIISFGNINNGHVGNDVYVNSIFRI
- a CDS encoding single-stranded DNA-binding protein, giving the protein MNSVYITGEIAKQPLEMIDSENKKAYYKLAIKTKRNAAKVDDHYDFVNLKVYKNQVDNITKLDVGSKVFAIASFKSYGEYDNQDFNTELHASLINELN